A stretch of the Papaver somniferum cultivar HN1 chromosome 6, ASM357369v1, whole genome shotgun sequence genome encodes the following:
- the LOC113290668 gene encoding ATP-dependent DNA helicase PIF1-like, with amino-acid sequence MSRCQNMHELISSVYPLLVMDEPMSPKYLTERIILSPRNEDVHKINMDALERLHGETYTYFAADKMIRDDHGRDSDFTTEFLNNLSPPGTPPFNLDLKVGCPIMLLRNLAPKEGLCNGTRLVVTRCGRHVIEAKIITGEKAGEVVFIPRITFQPSASELNIQMERRQFPIRVAYAMTINKSQGQSVKYV; translated from the coding sequence ATGAGTAGATGTCAAAACATGCATGAGCTAATATCTTCGGTGTATCCTCTGTTGGTAATGGACGAACCAATGTCACCCAAATACTTAACCGAGAGGATCATTTTATCTCCACGTAATGAAGACGTCCATAAGATTAATATGGatgcattagaaagattacatgggGAGACTTACACGTATTTTGCTGCTGACAAAATGATTCGGGATGATCATGGAAGGGATTCGGATTTTACAACTGAATTTCTCAACAATTTAAGTCCACCAGGAACACCTCCATTTAATCTAGACCTCAAAGTTGGATGTCCCATTATGTTGCTGAGAAATCTGGCACCGAAAGAAGGCCTTTGTAATGGTACAAGACTGGTGGTGACGAGGTGCGGACGACACGTGATTGAAGCTAAAATCATAACGGGAGAAAAAGCTGGTGAAGTAGTATTCATCCCTAGAATAACTTTTCAACCTTCAGCTTCAGAGCTAAACATACAAATGGAAAGACGTCAATTTCCCATACGCGTTGCATATGCGATGACTATTAACAAATCCCAGGGACAATCGGTGAAGTATGTGTGA